Proteins encoded together in one Lysinibacter cavernae window:
- a CDS encoding ATP-binding cassette domain-containing protein: MPDHRHATAISAINVRKTYGKKENAFHALRGVSLDIRQGESVAIVGKSGSGKSTLMHVLALLDSPDEGTVLFGDNDVSAMRTADVNKMRNTHYGFVFQQFFLNGRQSVLDNVMLPLVIGGMSPSKRKQQARAALEAVGLSDKVKNRANDLSGGQKQRVVIARALVNNPSIIFADEPTGNLDTQTGHQVEQMLFDLNKQKGITLIVVTHDPEFAARFDRQIYLVDGQIVSQTGAAA, encoded by the coding sequence GTGCCAGACCATCGTCATGCCACTGCCATAAGCGCGATCAACGTGCGCAAGACCTACGGCAAAAAGGAAAATGCTTTCCACGCTCTTCGAGGCGTCAGCCTTGACATTAGGCAGGGTGAGAGCGTTGCAATTGTTGGCAAGTCGGGCTCTGGGAAGTCAACGCTCATGCACGTGCTTGCCCTGCTCGACAGCCCTGACGAAGGCACTGTGCTGTTTGGCGACAACGACGTGAGCGCCATGCGCACCGCGGACGTGAATAAGATGCGCAATACCCACTACGGGTTTGTATTTCAGCAGTTCTTCTTGAACGGGCGTCAAAGCGTACTCGACAACGTGATGCTCCCGTTGGTAATCGGCGGTATGAGCCCCTCGAAGCGTAAACAACAGGCCAGGGCTGCCCTCGAGGCGGTTGGCCTGAGTGACAAGGTCAAGAACAGGGCCAACGACCTTTCCGGAGGGCAGAAGCAGCGCGTGGTGATCGCGCGAGCGCTTGTGAATAATCCGAGCATTATTTTTGCCGACGAGCCAACAGGTAACCTCGATACGCAGACGGGGCACCAGGTTGAGCAGATGCTGTTTGACCTGAATAAGCAGAAGGGCATCACGCTCATCGTGGTCACTCACGACCCTGAGTTTGCGGCCCGCTTTGATCGACAGATTTACCTTGTTGACGGGCAGATTGTTTCGCAGACGGGAGCGGCAGCATGA